The Leishmania braziliensis MHOM/BR/75/M2904 complete genome, chromosome 9 genome includes a window with the following:
- a CDS encoding putative acyl-CoA binding protein, whose amino-acid sequence MFPLLSSFLSLTPLKCGNASRLCVAVAVVLVNSLALSLPPSLSHSYTLSSPTGPIATTFHALSSLFLAHRVTPSSAPYRVPVLSASVSPSLSVCVCVCVWAFALFAVHTNSVLFRAFFVCSFIDSLRVSCACARVYRSVSSPVAPLNQRLRLRLHLKLSPPHPLLRSRSLALCNRFHSGLPLSSPHPHLLFASSPCSSTAFPLASLAPWLRSTPHRSISPGIMMRGGAAKGAAVQAEFTVLRKPTEDNKYWYTAVHQGEPVTFRVLDDNGIDPMDGAGYIKARVQAMQKHVQEACIDIAAENAYRAVLVEVSLMDDPMAIPEETQRNVDCAVDLWYPLHVALMTANKSAAQALLQFHMEHALDAMTLIANTPSTVNRPDSLPAAPASGDGALHPPGDASTASISPIAVTPILECQVRRELGGAVVLLGYFDGRIRLFSSAAARKSCPLSPVRAASPQVEPISGSPVAIEGAVVGGCHCSTDTAVGESMLLQNLCKHNDALLREEEALFEDKGEEYCLRNILVVMRPLLQSVVLEIKRRAQCTTTTASLSSQHHNHRHKASGESATPVVPESAVDFLHNYCKSLSMLPQHPPLLMDGDTVFEVCNHGDLALLAKVMDTFDGCLAPVLRGQTLLTDRSAGGRSVNEAQLNAAGVAALTSATPPQISSRNPSSPFIGAAPCCSSSFLSLGGDTSAHTIAGASCKGNVGRHSHTLSPEPFWWSCPPQNVHRLMFVAVWIGYREVVEESSGSGRRRRAVSISNENRLMMTTIRQLQESRAAAQKLDSTIWSGHLITITKLLSQECSLEDYMDFVEEGGYFSFTSPHGFSGVFISVLVSGTMAAALVQEPAMLRMLRRKVETLLVDVPGRSSPLRTYVMGSPSTHAERFRDLWLDAGCHRVANTDGDNTETDDSDHADGIGRGGPRPVKFRSRVELLYYAVVEQVAAAAEEAWKVHGAEGGHSIKTTGSSATPSSSLWPSGATKTESLTALQGWLLMWKNFLASLHDRTSHRGNLSYSSASSQILQQERQERSQHIPNSGAESSLTTDGTSPPLTPTTASHHQHTASTEDLFSDDANETVDIVQRVYHTLAERLERGQEPLPALRRVLFPNGTNDMEIGTPTAGTSVHVGEALPVSSTDQEFAAAQHAFAAAAEKESNEVKLKFYALFKQATIGDVNTNPPGIFDFAGKAKWDAWSKLKGISSLDAKRMYVNEYKMMMSLRKPHE is encoded by the coding sequence ATGTTTCCTCTCCTgtcctctttcctttctctcacGCCACTGAAGTGCGGTAACGCGTCTCGTCTttgcgtcgctgtcgctgttgttCTCGTCAActccctcgctctttccctccctccctctctctcacattCATACACGCTCTCCAGCCCCACTGGCCCTATAGCCACCACATTCcacgccctctcctctctcttcttggcgCACCGCGTCACACCCTCCTCTGCCCCATACCGCGTCCCCGTCCTGTCAGCGTcagtctctccctctctctccgtgtgtgtgtgtgtgtgtgtgtgggcctTCGCCCTTTTCGCGGTACACACAAATTCGGTGCTTTTCCGTGCTTTCTTCGTTTGCTCGTTTATTGACTCGTTGCGCGTGTCTTGTGCGTGCGCCCGTGTGTACCGCAGTGTGTCTAGTCCTGTCGCGCCTCTCAACCAGCGCCTCcgtctccgcctccacctcaagctctccccaccccaccccctccttcgctccagatcgctcgctctctgcaATCGCTTTCATTCAGGTCTGCCTCTCagctctccccacccccacctcctcttcgcgTCCTCTCCTTGCTCATCTACCGCTTTCCCACTTGCCTCCCTGGCGCCTTGGCTCCGCTCTACCCCTCACCGCAGTATTTCCCCCGGCATCATGATGCGTGGAGGAGCCGCCAagggcgctgctgtgcaggcCGAGTTCACAGTCTTGCGCAAGCCCACTGAGGACAACAAGTACTGGTACACTGCCGTACACCAGGGCGAGCCCGTGACCTTCCGAGTACTCGATGACAACGGTATCGACCCCATGGACGGGGCCGGCTACATCAAGGCGCGCGTGCAAGCTATGCAGAAGCATGTGCAGGAGGCCTGCATCGACATCGCCGCCGAGAACGCCTACCGTGCTgtgctggtggaggtgagTCTCATGGACGATCCCATGGCAATTCCTGAAGAGACACAACGCAACGTGGACTGCGCCGTGGACCTATGGTACCCGCTGCACGTGGCACTCATGACGGCCAACAAGTCAGCTGCGCAGGCACTTCTGCAGTTCCACATGGAGCATGCCTTAGATGCGATGACGCTCATCGCGAACACTCCAAGCACAGTGAATAGGCCGGACTCactgcctgcagcaccggcgtCCGGCGATGGTGCTCTCCATCCTCCTGGAGACGCTAGCACTGCTTCGATTTCGCCGATCGCTGTCACCCCAATTCTTGAGTGCCAGGTGCGTCGAGAGCTGGGCGGTGCGGTGGTCCTGCTTGGCTACTTTGACGGTCGCatccgcctcttctcctcggCTGCAGCTCGCAAGAGCTGCCCGCTGAGCCCAGTTCGAGCGGCGTCTCCGCAGGTCGAACCCATCAGCGGTAGCCCTGTGGCTATCGAGGGCGCCGTTGTTGGTGGATGtcactgcagcaccgacacCGCTGTCGGTGAAAGCATGCTTCTGCAGAACCTATGTAAGCACAACGACGCTCTCCtgcgagaggaagaggctctCTTCGAGGACAAGGGCGAGGAGTACTGTCTGCGCAACATCCTCGTGGTGATgcgtccgctgctgcagagcgtCGTCCTCGAGATTAAACGGCGCGCGCAGTGCACGACGACGACCGCGTCCTTGTCCTCGCAGCACCACAACCACCGTCACAAGGCGAGTGGGGAGTCTGCCACGCCGGTGGTGCCGGAGTCTGCGGTCGACTTTCTGCACAACTACTGCAAGAGCCTTAGCATGTTGCCCCAGCACCCACCGCTGCTAATGGATGGTGACACAGTTTTCGAGGTGTGCAACCACGGCGACCTTGCGTTACTGGCCAAGGTGATGGACACCTTCGATGGCTGTTTAGCCCCCGTTCTCCGCGGACAGACGTTGCTCACCGATCGAAGCGCTGGCGGCAGAAGCGTGAATGAGGCGCAGCTGAACGCAGCGGGCGTGGCGGCTCTCACCagcgcgacgccgccacAAATCTCCAGTCGCAACCCATCCTCGCCCTTCATCGGAgcggcgccgtgctgctCTTCCAGCTTCCTCTCGCTGGGAGGAGACACTAGCGCTCACACCATTGCGGGTGCCTCATGTAAGGGTAACGTTGGGCGTCATTCGCACACGCTGTCACCGGAGCCGTTCTGGTGGAGCTGTCCGCCGCAGAACGTACATCGCCTGATGTTCGTCGCCGTCTGGATTGGGTATCGTGAGGTAGTCGAGGAAAGCAGCGGCTctggtcgtcgtcgccgtgcGGTGAGCATCTCAAACGAGAACCGATTGATGATGACCACCATCCGGCAGCTGCAAGAGTCGCGGGCGGCTGCACAGAAGCTAGACTCCACCATCTGGTCCGGCCACCTTATCACCATCACAAAGCTGCTCTCGCAGGAGTGCTCCTTGGAAGACTACATGGACTTTGTGGAAGAGGGCGGCTacttctccttcacctcccctCACGGTTTCTCTGGGGTGTTCATCTCGGTATTGGTGTCCGGCACCATGGCGGCTGCACTGGTACAGGAACCGGCCATGTTGCGAATGCTTCGGCGCAAGgtggagacgctgctggtCGATGTACCCGGTCgttcgtcgccgctgcgcacctACGTGATGGGTAGTCCGAGCACGCATGCGGAGCGCTTCAGAGATCTGTGGCTAGATGCTGGGTGCCACCGGGTTGCCAATACTGACGGCGACAACACCGAGACGGACGACTCTGATCATGCGGATGGCATCGGAAGAGGAGGGCCCCGACCCGTTAAGTTCCGCTCCCGAGTCGAACTACTATACTACGCCGTCGTCGAGCAggtcgcggcggcagcagaggaggccTGGAAGGTGCATGGGGCCGAGGGGGGTCATTCAATCAAGACAACGGGAAGCAGCGCTACcccgtcctcgtcgctgtgGCCCTCCGGTGCAACCAAGACGGAATCcctgacggcgctgcagggcTGGCTGCTTATGTGGAAGAACTTCCTCGCAAGCCTTCATGACCGCACGTCGCACCGGGGCAACCTCAGCTACAGTAGCGCATCATCGCAGATACTacagcaggagcggcaggaACGGTCACAACACATCCCgaacagcggcgcagagaGCTCCCTCACCACGGACGGCACGTCCCCACCCCTGACCCCCACGACCGCATCGCATCACCAGCATACCGCGAGCACCGAGGACCTCTTCAGCGATGACGCGAACGAGACGGTGGACATCGTGCAACGGGTGTACCACACCCTCGCTGAGCGACTCGAGAGAGGCCAGGAGCCCCTGCCGGCGCTGCGACGTGTCCTGTTCCCGAACGGCACCAACGACATGGAGATCGGCACCCCGACTGCTGGCACGTCGGTGCACGTGGGCGAGGCCCTTCCGGTCTCCTCCACTGACCAGGAGTtcgctgccgcgcagcacgcctttgccgcggcggccgaaAAGGAGAGCAATGAAGTGAAACTCAAGTTCTACGCCCTCTTCAAGCAGGCAACGATCGGTGATGTGAATACGAACCCCCCTGGCATCTTCGACTTTGCCGGGAAGGCGAAGTGGGACGCCTGGTCGAAGCTGAAGGGGATCAGCTCGCTGGACGCGAAGCGCATGTATGTGAATGAGTACAAGATGATGATGAGCCTGCGCAAGCCCCATGAGTAG